The nucleotide window GAGCTTGTGAAAACCTTTCTGCCCTTTCCTTCTTGTTCTAATGTAGGAGGAGTCCTGTAGAGACAGGTCAATTCTGATGCGGTCAATTCCCAGGCGGCTCCCTGctaaaaactgttctaaaaacaaCGCTGTTTCATGAGGGAGGGATTATAAACGTTCTTAACAAAAAGGGAAACCGAGGAACAGGAAAGTAAGAGACTTGCCCTAGGTCACCTGGCAAGTTTATGTCTCAACAGAACATTCTGGCTCTAAGAAGGTCTGCCAAAGGTTACATACTGAGGAAAAGAGCACATTtctaggagaagagagagcaATCTGACAAACAGTAGAGGTTTGGGGAAAGGGGTGGTCGTGATGGGATGGAATGTGTTGATTTTAATTGACAACAGACTTAGGGCACATAAGGGTGTACGAGAACTAATGAACAGCACGGAGACTTTTGAAAAGGACGCTGTGAGTTTTGGCAAGGGGGAAAAATAGAGATTTTGTACCCATGGAGGATAGACTCTGGGCCTGAGTGAACGGACGCTATGGCACAAACAAGGAACAGAGTCTGCCGtctgggggggcagggagggagttgCACAGCACCCCGCAGGTCATAGGCCCTCAATCAGTGTTTGTTGAAGGAATTTGCAAAGGAGGAGAGTATAATGTTGCCTCGATTTGATAACTACCATTTTCCTGGTTGCCATGATCCTCGCGTGGGACACAAGCCAGGAATCCAATAAGCAAAAACAGACAATGTGAGGTAATAACCAAGTTTGGACGCTGGTTAAGACTGGCAGAGACATGGGCCCAGTAGTGAAACCAGCCTGAGATGAGAATGCAGACTCGCCTCCTTAAAGTCACTTCCCCAATCagctggggtgtgtgtatgtcggggggaggtggggtgtctcagtgttgggggtgggagggaaggagtgatTTCATCTGTTTAATGAAAAATGACCTGAACGATTCTCTGATCCTGGAAACTCCCATGTAACTGAGGCCAAGGAAAACAGGATTAGGTCTTATTACTTCTACGATGGCTTTGCATCTTCTCAGAATGAGTTAAACCGGAGGGAACAGAAAAAGGAGGGAATCTCATGTCGTTGTGCCTGCAGATAAACCAGGAGACTTAATGGGACAGATTTCCCCCTGGTCTCCTTTGGACAGTTTTACTTTGgcttcctttgccttttcaatGGACACCCCGTTTCTTTGCTATGTGTTCATAATCACAGAAGGTTTGCTCTATTACATTCAGACAGGCAAGTCACCCCCTTTGGCGTTCTGTCTTCTGACAAGCTACTGATTTCAGGGCTAATATTCCCCCTCTGACTTCTTCAAGGGAGCAGCTTTTGCCCTGAAGCATGAGGGTGTTAAAACCACAACAAACATCTTTGCCAGAATGGCAGCTACGGACATGTAATTCTCTATGTGACCTAATGGGGTGGCACTTTTCAAGatttttctgctttcatttttggGGACACAGTCTTTTCTTCAGAGCAGGTTTTAGGATTGCCAAAAGTgcgcataaaaaataaaaacatcacaaTGATTGGGATGTCATGATCTCTTTGGTGTCCCAATTCTTCAAACCATCCTTTTAACAGGAGAACCAGATGAATAAGTCCATAGGCCATTGTCTTTTTAATGCAATGTATATTTATTGTAAAcaataatatacaaaaaaaaagaaaggaagagaaaaaggaaaggtaagtttcacagagaaaacaaaaggttTGGGGgggaaaacaagcaaaacaaacaaaacacaaacacaaaccaAACCTTacctaaagacaaaatatgatTTAAATGCCAGGTTTCTTAagttacagaaatattttttttaaaaaaagatctgctTTTATACAGAAATGGAAAGATGCCATATTATAAGAGTGCTTTAAGATTTTACTCTACTGACTTCTAAAACTgttaatatatctttttttaaataaaaaaaaaaaagtttgctgtcttttttaaaaagcaatcctCACTCTCCAGCCACAGAATTAAGAATTAAGGTCTGTCAGTGGGCTGACccccctccccattcctccccctcTCCAAGAGAACACGTAGGGGAACATCGATGACACACGCTTGCATTGTTTTGagtcacaacacacacacacacacacacacacgcacgcacgcacacacacacagtttaggCAGCCCAAAGATCTGTGGCAGAAAACACTGCAAATGACTCAGTGATACACTACATCTGCAAACTCTCATTTgtacaaaaagagaaacaagtttccagtttgttttcaacaaaacaacaaagaggaaaaaaaaaaaaaggacagacaaaaAGGCATTTATACAAATCTAGGACAAGGAATCCAAAGAAACttgcttttaataaaaaaaaaaagattaaagagataaataaaaaaaacTGGTTACAGTTAAGGACATAATTTAACAACAGATGACCATACCCTTTGAGGACGGCTCCAACAacctattttaaagaaggtaaatttaaaaaaaaaaaaaaaaaaaaaaaaaggaagattttttttgttgtttttaattaaaacctctccttacaaaataaataattttagcaCATGGAATGTCTTGAAGTTAACTGCTGGTTTTCAGAGAGGCACAGGTGACAGTGTAAGTGAGAGGATTCTAGCATCTGTGTTCCACATGGGGCCCGGGCAGGCAACCAGGGGCAGTGTGCTGGGGCACAGTATTGGCTGCTGAAACATTCCCGAAACAGATTTCGTCTCCTTTCCTTGCCTTTTGCTTCTTTCTTAAGGTTGCGGTGAGCGAGCAAAACAGGAAATGCACTAAAAGAGGGCACAAGGATTTTCCAGCAGCATGGTTTTAAGGCTTTAAGGTGTTCTTCTcttgtttaaaaaacatatatatgataAAGCTTACCAAATGCTTACCAAATCGTCTCTAGACTATTGTTTACTTCCGTATTTGCAAAATAAGGCCTTGATTTTTCTAAGGCAACTCCTCCTTGAATCAGAAAGCCTGAGGAATTAAGCAAAGCTAACCCCCCAAACTGATCACGTAACACAAATCTGTGGCTTCTGTAGGTTAATACgacacacacacttattttttgtctgtttgtctgtAAGAGAAAGCAAATCTGTACAAAAATACTCTGGTTGCAAGAAAAGCTAGGGCACACTGTTCGACTAAGTAGTTTAGCTGTTGGAAAAATAagagcatttaatttttttatctaaaaatatgtataaatccCCTCAAAATGGTAATGAATCATACACAGTacatactaaaaatatttaaaatagagaataTTCCTCACAGaggacttttttctttaattactgctaaaaaataattacaaagtcCAAACAGGCAGAGAGACTGAGCAAACTGGTCACACGCATCTCCATCATCCTCCACGCTTGCTTTGAAGGTTTGCAGTCCAGTTTCCCGTCGGTTCCGCGGGTCCATCTAGCCAAGAGTGGCCTGGCCACTGATTCGCAACAAGGTGGTAACGCGTTTGGATAGTCAATGTTTCTGTCTTGGAATCTGAGTTCGAGTTGCCTTCAGcgtacatgtctttaaaaataagaaagaaaaaacaaaatgtccAAAGGAAATTCTGGTTGGTTGCGTTATTTCTTGGGTTCCTTTTATGATCATCACGGCCATCGTCGCTCTCTGTCTAAGCGCTCCTCAAGGTCTGGTGAGCTGCGTGTAGACGGGCTGTTCCCAGTGCTGGGGGCTGTGGGTCTGCGGGATGGAGGGGACCCCGGAGGTGTCGGCGATGGGGGTGTACATGGGCCGCTGCGCCGGGTTCATGTAGGTGAAGGTGGAGTAGAGGCCGGAGCCCTGGCCCGCCGCATGGCTGTAGTAGGAGCCGGAGTTCTGGTGGTCAGCGTAGTCGTACTGCGAGCGGGTGACGGGCGGGTAGGACGGGCTGTAGTGCGGGAGGCTGAAGGGGCTGTAGGCCATCTGCTGAGGCGAGTGCTGCTGCTCGCTGTAGTGGctggggctcagctgctccgtcTTGATGTGCGTTCGCTGCGCCTGGCCCGGCTCGCTGCTCAGCGTGCTCAGCGTGTGCGCCTGCGCGGGCGGCTGCGGGGGCGCCTGCGCGGGCGGCTGGGGGGGCGCCTGCGCGGGCGGCTGCGGGGGCGCCGGCGGGGCCGGCGGCGGCGCctgcgggggcggcggcggcgcctgCTGCTTGGACATCCACACGTGGCCAGCGCCCGCCGGGGTGGCCGCCGTGCTGCTGATGCCGTAGCTGCCCGTGTAGGTGACCTGGCCGTGCGTGGCCGGCACCCCAGGGTGGCCATTGGGCGGCAGGTACTGGTCGAACTCGTTCACGTCGAAGGTCTCGATGTTGGAGATGACGTCGCTGCTCAGCTCGCCGATGTCCACGTCGCGGAAGTCGATGGGGGGCTGTCTGCCCCCCTCTGGCAGCGGGCGCCCCTCTCGCTTCAGGTCAGCCTTGCCCGGCTGCACGTCGGTTTTGGGGGTGGTGGGTGGCGTCGGTGGACCCTGCGATTGCCCTGAGGGCGATAaaagaggaagaagcagaggGCAATCAAGCAGGGCTGTACGGAGGCTTTAGTCTCAGGAACCCTCCTGggaccccctcccccgcctccgcTAAAGTGTCCCGTATCCGCGGGGGAGGCGCGCTGCGCCCGAGAGAAATCGCTGAATGATTAACTCGCCGGTACACACTCGGCAGTCTCCTCTTATCAGGGGAGGGTCTGAGGCCCGGAGGGTCCGGAAGACCAAATTGCTACTTGTACAAGAGCCCTGTGTGTGCTTTTGGGCTGGGGgagcaaagagaaaaagggagaagtccTGTAAAGCTGTAAAGGCATTTTACCCCCGCAATAAAAATTACTGTTAGGATGCAGGGATTAGGttggggtgtgggtgtgtgtgtgcgcgcgcgtgtgtgtttTCAGGGGCTTGGCGTAGTGGTTAGTGTGTTTTCCTCCCCAGGGAGCGCCAGGTCCCTAAGCAGAGCCCACTAGGTGGCTGGGGGCCCGGGGGTGTGCCAGACGGGGCGCGGTGGCCAGGccagggttggggggtggtggcTTGGCCGGGAAGGGGGGGAcgggggggcggggccgggaggaGACTCACCGGAGTGCTCGCCGGGGGAGTGGACCTCGCTCATGCCGGAGGAGGAGTGCGGCGAGTCGGCCTGCAGCGCCTTGAAGATGGCGTTGGGGGAGATGTGCGTCTGCTCCGTGGCCTCCTCGGCCTCCGCCTGGCCGTTCTTCACCGACTTCCTCCGCCGCGGCTGGTACTTGTAATCCGGATGGTCCTTCTTGTGCTGCACGCGCAGCCGCTCCGCCTCCTCCACGAAGGGCCGCTTCTCGCTCTCATTCAGCAgtctgggggcggggtgggggggtagcAGACAAAAAGAGAGAGGGGGGGCGCTCCGTGAAACCGGCTGAGCTGTCAGGTCGGCGGGAGGAGGAGGTGACCCCCACCCCTCGGCTTCTTCGAACAcagccccccttcctccctcctccctgctttcCAGCCACTACCGCAACTcgaaacttttctttaaaaaaaaaaaaaaaagtaaaagaaaagaaaacaaaacaaaaaatctccgTTCTTTTAGTCCGACCTGAGCGgaccctccccgccccgccctctcTCCTTGTCTCCTCTTTTGGAAACCCTGGAGATGAAAATAGCTTTCCGCGGCTCCCGCTCTCCGGGCCTTTGCTACTGGAGTTATACCCGCCCCCCTTCCGTCCGCAAcaccctttaaaaactttctgaAAAACCACTTAATCTGCAAGGAGCTCTTCCTGCCCCCCACTCCCcgccactgcacacacacacagtgccccCACCTATTTCCAGCAGcctcccttctcccccctccttcctgccACAGGGCCCTCTAGCCTCGgcttctccccccaccctgcaTCCCATCTCCGTGGGCGAAGGGCTTCACGGGGGAGCGCAGTTcgagggagggggaggcagacTTCAATTCCTTGGGATTGAACTTCACTGCGGCGGGAGATCCGGCCGGCAGCCCTCTCCCACCGAGTCTCCTGCTGGTGTTCTCTCCTCCTCTGGCCATCttcaccacccccccgccccgccgccccgccccgctccacctaccccctcccccctttccccaagAGCAATCCAAGAACTTTGTCAAACTCTGAGCCAAGTTATACCTCGTCCCCATTCCTCCCCCTcgcctcccccccgccccaccccgcctgCTCCGGGACCGGCAACTCCCTCCTGCTGGGAGGCGGGGCGCGGACAGACGGTCCCGGCCAgcgccccccgccgccgccgcggaaCCCACCCTGCCGCGCCCGCCCTACCTCCAGAGCTTGCCCAGCGTCTTGCTGAGCTCGGCGTTGTGCAGGTGTGGGTACTGGTCGGCGAGCTTCCTGCGCGCCGCCTGCGCCCAAACCATGAAGGCGTTCATGGGCCGCTTGACGTGCGGCTTGTTCTTGCTCGAGCCGTTGACGCGCACCGGCATGGGTACCAGCGTCCAGTCGTAGCCCTTGAGCACCTGGCTGACGGCCTCGCGGATGCACACGGGGAACTTGTCCTCCTCGCTCTCCTTCTTCAGGTCCGGCTCGCCCTTGGGGAACGTGTTCTCCTGGGGCCGCGTGTTCTCGGTGTCGGAGCCGGAGCCCGAAGGGCAGGGCGAGCCCGCCGAGTCCTCGGAcatggaggggctgggggcgccGGACAGGCCCTTCTCCTGCTCGTCGGTCATCTTCATGAAGGGGTCCAGGAGATTCATACGCAGGCCCGGGGCAGGGGGCGGGTGGCCGGGAAAGGCGAGAAGCCGCGGCGGCTCGTGGGCTCGAGGCGCGGGCTACTCTCCCCTCGGCTGCCCGGACGCGGGGCGAGCGGCTCCCGGGGAGCCTGGCGCGTCACTCGGCCGCAGCGGCGAGCTTTTAGGAAGGCGCGCGGGGGCCAGCCCGCAGCTGCCCGCTCCAAGTGGGGGAAGGCGAattggagaggaggagggggggagaAAGAGCGCAAAAAGCGGGGAGCGATTGcaccccttctctcctcctcctgcaaAGAAAAGTTCCTGGAGTGAAACTGGCAAGTCGCGGCGCCACTCAAGTTCCCAGTCAGTTTCAAGCTCCGCACTCCGCTCTCCAACTCCCAGCCCAGCGGCTCTTTAATAAATACACCCCCTCACCTTAGAGACGTCAGCCAATCACAGCACGGCATTTCAGGTTTCAGGGCTTGGCAGACAGCTGATTGGGTCCACTTTGGGGGGGAGGAGGATTGTGGCGCTGGGCAGGGTGATGAGAGGGGAGGGGCGGAGCGGGGAGGGGAGCGCAGCCGCTGGTccgctggtggggggggggggtgctgcgGGGAAGGCGGGGGACCCGGGACGTCCAAGTGTGTAAGTTTGCCGTGCTCTGGTAATGTCAGAATTCGGTGCCGTCTCCGCGCGAATCTTTgcgcgcacgcgtgtgtgtgtgtgtgtgtgtgtgtgtgtgtgtagactaggatctctccccacccccaagcatTTCTGTTCGCTGTTTTCTCCGCGGTCCCGGGGACTTAGTCGGAGTTTGCTGTATTCGAAAAGCTGTCGCTCCTGACTTAAATCATAGCCCAGTTTCCGCGCCTGGAGCCGGCCTCCGCCGAAAGCGCTTAGAAATTGTCTTGCGAAGCAAAAGTTTTGGTGACTCAACGCCCGCCGTTCCTCGGTAATAATGCATATAAATAGATTTAACATGCTCTGGTTCGCCGGGGCTGGTGCGGCTGGTCGGGATTCGGCTGCGCTCCTGCCAAGGGAATCAATGAAAACCACAGCGAGGTCCCCGCTCAGGCTGGCGGCCGCGGCGACGCCGCAGCCCCGCGCTCGCGGGAGCCGTCCCGCGCGCCTCACCGACCTTGAACTCTGACCAGTCCTTCTCCagccgccccctccccagccccccaccccgccgacCCTCCTCCGTGACAGGGCGACTGCTCGGAGGTTCTGCTTTTCACTTCTGGTCGAATCAGAACGCCAGCAGAGTTGCCCCTGGAAAGAGTTTGCATACTGCTCTGGCTTTGAGAAGTCGAACTTTGCGAGTGTGGCTGTCCTGGGCCGCGAGGCTGAGGCCGGTGCCTTGGTTTGAAAAGGCCAAACCAATGGGCACCACTGCAGACAAAACACTCCGCTTTTGGTGGAGTCGTGCTGCTTGCCTGCTTtcgcccatttttttttttttttttttttttacaaaacaccTGGAGCGGTGAAGTGCCTGTCGTCCTGACTTTAGTCGGGTCCTTTCTGACTTGCAGACGTTCGGGagctctggggagggggctgggggtgtCTCTGATGTATTTCAAGTGTGATTTGAGCACAGCCTTTGTGTTTACACGAACTGCTTACAGCTTGGTTGGCTCTGTtctgggagagaagaaaaatcttaGTCGCCTGCGGGTTACATGTCTCCAGAATCACAAATAAACGCACAACTGtggaaaattcaattttaaacGTTCcccccactcctttctggctctcgcCAATGTTCGCCTCCGAATTAAATTATTGTTAGTGTCCATCGGCCCGCATCATAGCAAAGACTTCTTATTTCTAATTTGCAAATTGCGGACACTATTGCAAGGTTTCAAAGAATGTTTTCCTTGAAGAATTTTTTCAAATCTCGTTTTAAAAGAACGTCTTTCTGAAGAAGTCAACATTTGTTACAGGAAATGGAACTCTTCAGAAGGTAGTCAGCTACAAACCTGTTAaacaatatttactttttaaacgaATGTAACTCACAAGTGGATGTCTTTAGTACCCTGTAGCTTGTTTACCCGTTTGAGAGACATCATACAATAGCCTTGTATTCATGGCTCCGTGAATACGCTCGGAAAGTATAAGAACAACTTCGTCctttcttaggagaaaaaaatCCCGGTTAGTATGGACTGATTTCTGTatcccagggaggggacagctgttAGTATAATTGTGCCTTCGCAGGCACCTGACCAAGGAGGGGACTCAGAGACCAGAACTTCAGGCAGAAGTTTTAACCAGGCCGTCTGTATTTAGTCGCATTTTATTGTAATTCCCATGTTTACTGGCATAAAGGCAGTGAAGACGACTGTGACTTTaagatattttggaagatttcactaaatatttgtcaAGATAAATACGTACacataatatatttttagtaCAATTATGTAATAGGAGATACGTAATATATCGCATTTTAAATCATAAGTTACCGGGGTGTATCCCTTTTCTGTTCGTTTGATGCCagcatttttgtatctttttgaaaaCCTATGGTaaacaatcagttgactttaaaaaCGGACTGCAATTTTTAGCTGTATCCAGAGGGGGCGCCAAAAGCCCAGAAACTGTCTAACACAGAAACTGCGGAAAACTTagatggtggtggaggggggtTGGTGTGTTCCATTCAGTCAGGACTGCGTGTTGCTGCTGAGATTTATCTCGGCAGAAATTCCTACTCGATATTCCCTCCCGTGCGGATCCACCTCTGGGCATCGCAGTTAGGGGAACTGGGAGGTGTGTGTCTATAGGGCacggggcaaaaaaaaaaaaaaaaaaaaaagcgttcgAGATGCCTGACGTTTCTGTTCTGCACAGAACGGGGACACCGAGACCACAATGACCCCGGGCTCCCAGGTGCCAAGCGTTGCCCTCTGCTCGGCGTGCCGGGACCAGGCCAATTCTGACCCGTGGGCACCGTCCATTAGCCAGCGGGGGCGATCCTGCCTTTCTGCAAGCGCTCGGGTGCCAACTCCTCCACCTCTCTGCCAGGGCTCTTCCGCGTCGCCCTTGACCTCCCTAACCTGCCCAGGGAAGAACGCTCGCAGTCCCCGACCGGAGCACCTGAGTCAGAGAGAACCCGAGGGAAAGAAACCCGTTTCACAATGTTCCGCTTATAGATCGGGAAACTGAGGCTGTCGGCCCAGTTTCAGCCAGAGCGCTCTGCCTGGGAGCTGAACAGTCTAGTGGGGCTGAGGGAGGAAAAGGACGCAGATCAAGAAAAGGGGCAGGCGATGGACCGCACTCCACGGATCCCGAGTCGCGCGCTTGGGTCCCGCTCCGCAGCCAGCGCCGCGAGGTCTGCCGCCGGGAGCGGAGCCTTGGAGGTGCGAGCGGATCCCAAGGGGAACCTCGGGAAACCGAGGTCTGGGatacctcccccccccacccccacccccgcttctcTCCTCGGCGTCGGGGGCCGGCGCCGGGCTCAATTTCCCCAGCCCGGGCGGCCAATCTCCCTCCGCGTCTACGCGGGAGCCCAGGCAGGAGCCCAGGGGTGCTGGCGCTGAGCAAGTTTCCCTGGCTCGGGGGAGAGGGGGGGGCTGGCGCAAACATCGGGGGTCTGGGGGGGGTTCCGTCTCGGATGGGGTGGACGGTGTGGGCGGATGGGTTCCCTTTGCCTGGGGAATTAAGGACCACGACCTCCCTCTACAAAATTCCTTAGCAAAAGTGGGGACTGTGTCTAAATCCGTTTTCTGCAGGGAGGCACGTCCTGGAGGAAATTGGTCGGGGTGAGAGCAGCAGCGTCTCCCAAAGATCTCAGCCCCGGGCAACGTTTTCTACATAAGTGCCCAGGACGAGGGATGCCCCTTCTCTGCGCCAGTTCCCCTGGCCTGGTTCCCTTGAGGTCAAAGACCCCAGTCCCTGGCGGGACCCTCAGGTCCCCTGGCCCTCCCTCCGCTGCCAACCGCTCCTCGGTAATTAGCACTCTTCACTGGGCGTGGATCCTGTCTGCCTGTCGCTCTTCGCGCCCGACACCAGTTCTCTTTGAAAAGGAGCGGCAGGTAAGCTTGTCCCAGGACAAGCGTTGGGCCGGACGGCAACAGCAAGAGGGCAGAGGAAAGTCCCAGGTCGCTTCGTTAGGTAcgcaataaatatctgttaaccGGCCAAGTAAATGTGATCTTTGGACATCGCAGGCCTCCAGACCTCCCAGCAACACGTTCCATAAACGCATGTGACTGTATGTTTCTCCACGTAAATTTCTCCCCAAACGGGCGCCCTACTCTGGGAGATTAACCGACCAGCGTCACCCAAGACTATATAATTCCAGCGCCCCTAAAACTGCAGGCCGAGAGGGGcatttcagttttcttccccTCTCTGTTTTCGAAGAGAAAAGGGGGTGAGCTGGACGGGAGGAGGTGTCGGGGGAAGGAGGCACGAGCCGTCAGTGTGCTCCCCGGTGACCCGGCCGGGCCTGGGGCAGCGGCGGCTGGCACCCAGCGCGGCGCCCCGGGGGCGCGGACCCGAGCCAAAGCAAGAGCCTGGATGAGCTGGGCAGTCCAGGGCTGGCCGGCTATCCGAGGGGGAAcgtaggggtgggagtgggggagtcCCGGTCCCAAAGGGGCTTGGCTTCCAAAGGGAGCGtgctctctttttttaaccttaCTTTTTCGAAAATATCTGTTTTTAGTCAAGGTACAAGGGAGCCGCGCGTCATTCGGATTGCCTCCACGCATCCCTAGGACGGCCTGCGGGAAATTTCCTGGGCCGagtgttttctgcttttttgtttttttgtttttccgtCCCTCCacaattttcctcttttaaaaatctctcaggCATTTTCAGCTGAAGGTGCTTTTGCCTTGATGtttcaaaaacacaaataaaataagcGCTCGACGCAGCGGTGCCTCGGTTGCCGAGGGCGCCACAGGGTCAGGGCGCTCACTTCAGCCCCCAGGAGTTTCCTCTGTAGATCAGATTCTCACCTGCCTCCCCTCGGGTCCCCTTTCGGTTCAGGGTGTGTTCGGTCCCAGGGAAGGAACCGACAGAAAAGAGCTGAGGTTCTCAGTTTTGTGCCGATTCCCCAAAGGGACGGCGGGTTCTAGAGCGAGGACTTAATCTCAGCCTGAGGGGACTCTTAGCCGCTCCCTCTAAGATGTCCTCAAGGGTGGGCGATTATTTCGGATCTTTATGAATCTGGGAAATGTTTCCATCCAACTACGAAAAGGGAGAAAT belongs to Eubalaena glacialis isolate mEubGla1 chromosome 19, mEubGla1.1.hap2.+ XY, whole genome shotgun sequence and includes:
- the SOX9 gene encoding transcription factor SOX-9, producing MNLLDPFMKMTDEQEKGLSGAPSPSMSEDSAGSPCPSGSGSDTENTRPQENTFPKGEPDLKKESEEDKFPVCIREAVSQVLKGYDWTLVPMPVRVNGSSKNKPHVKRPMNAFMVWAQAARRKLADQYPHLHNAELSKTLGKLWRLLNESEKRPFVEEAERLRVQHKKDHPDYKYQPRRRKSVKNGQAEAEEATEQTHISPNAIFKALQADSPHSSSGMSEVHSPGEHSGQSQGPPTPPTTPKTDVQPGKADLKREGRPLPEGGRQPPIDFRDVDIGELSSDVISNIETFDVNEFDQYLPPNGHPGVPATHGQVTYTGSYGISSTAATPAGAGHVWMSKQQAPPPPPQAPPPAPPAPPQPPAQAPPQPPAQAPPQPPAQAHTLSTLSSEPGQAQRTHIKTEQLSPSHYSEQQHSPQQMAYSPFSLPHYSPSYPPVTRSQYDYADHQNSGSYYSHAAGQGSGLYSTFTYMNPAQRPMYTPIADTSGVPSIPQTHSPQHWEQPVYTQLTRP